A stretch of the Aphis gossypii isolate Hap1 chromosome 2, ASM2018417v2, whole genome shotgun sequence genome encodes the following:
- the LOC126550293 gene encoding N-acetyltransferase ESCO2-like, giving the protein MFTYTNPRNSLKLHKIKPSPFSTYQKRKLFFEDNADKNISQSDVYDPEQISPEKSFNTNLTELSPTLSEKFESLISNSKHEHLCSSSITTDKPSNFQQIEHNTTTPLNSKKIKGDKNLPNKIFNLNTIKNNKAEYEVKASCSYDYKTISPKDVGSERVTRSHYNPKVKIKLFKDNKSTSKKRPRSTSPVIKTKINLFPDGISPFKKKPVDIGSCKKEEVNKSTKKNIVKKTKTPKQSSSKKNVWTEYMNQNKPKRILMEQHNNRKFFKSKVIHNDILNKKKDNDFNSKVINWNNENSISSTVEVKESNLKDPEIFNDEISENDQYINKSIEFDDSHSTTIQSLLPTPTLKRKYKSVQNHSSILRPVLSRNDVDGEKCISAYSSPAAYLKDVSSTDFDVTVMNESVNTSIDFNDTVTDEIANTSTNTTNTSVIVNESPRTNLFPIFINGTPSSSHIILSSEKTSTVKKLRRIIDNTQYQIYAGQKKFGGVLCKECGIFYSRGEPEDEAEHDKYHKAKDIFKYKTIKNEKVIFKDFDERIVVISGSDTKVLCSKALEVMSYVDKELGCSVQHSVLPTTKKVYLYIKKKQVIGCLVIDLISQAYHNVDTESEDMVVVSEDSYPVKVGVNSIWIKWDCRRTGIATKLLDYFRKNYAFGHILTLDEIAFTVPTRAGKQFIKKYTKKNDFLVYTGW; this is encoded by the exons atgtttacttatacAAATCCTCGTAATTCTCTTaagttacataaaattaaaccatCACCATTTTCAACATATCAGaaacgtaaattatttttcgaagaCAATgcggataaaaatatttctcaatCTGATGTGTATGATCCTGAACAGATTTCTCCtgaaaaatcttttaatacaaatttaactgAATTAAGTCCTACTCTAAgtgaaaaatttgaaagtcTTATTTCAAACTCAAAGCATGAGCATTTATGTTCATCATCAATTACCACAGACAAACcttcaaattttcaacaaattgaaCACAATACCACAACAccattgaattcaaaaaaaatcaaaggaGACAAAAATCTtccaaacaaaatttttaatttaaatacaattaaaaataacaaagctGAGTATGAAGTAAAAGCTTCATGttcttatgattataaaacg ATTTCACCTAAAGATGTTGGCAGTGAACGAGTTACTCGCTCACATTATAatccaaaagtaaaaataaaactatttaaagataataagtCAACAAGTAAAAAAAGACCTAGATCTACCAGCccagtaataaaaacaaaaataaatttgtttcctGATGGTATATCACCATTCAAAAAGAAGCCTGTAGATATAGGATCATGTAAGAAAGAAGAGGTCAATaaatcaactaaaaaaaatatagttaaaaaaactaaaactccTAAACAATcttcatcaaaaaaaaatgtatggacaGAATACATGAATCAAAATAAACCTAAACGTATTCTTATGGAACAACACAACAACAGAAAATTTTTCAAGTCTAAAGTGAttcataatgatatattaaataagaa aaAAGATAATGACTTTAActcaaaagttattaattggaataatgaaaatagtatTAGTTCTACAGTTGAAGTCAAGGAATCTAATTTAAAGGATCCAGAAATATTCAATGATGAAATCAGTGAAAAtgatcaatatataaataaatcaatagaaTTTGATGATAGCCATTCGACAACTATACAAAGTTTGCTACCGACTCCAacgttaaaaagaaaatataaaa gtgTCCAAAATCATAGCTCTATTCTAAGACCAGTTTTGTCTAGAAATGATGTTGAtggagaaaaatgtatttctgcTTATTCTTCACCAGCTGCTTATCTAAAAGA tgtatcAAGTACTGATTTTGATGTCACAGTCATGAATGAATCAGTGAATACTTCAATCGATTTCAATGATACAGTCACTGATGAGATTGCTAATACTTCAACTAATACAACTAATACTTCGGTTATTGTAAATGAATCTCCACGAACAAATTTGTTCCCAATTTTCATAAATGGAACACCTTCATCTAGTCACATTAttct ttctaGTGAAAAAACCAGTACagtgaaaaaattaagaagaattattgataatactcAGTATCAGATTTATGCAGGACAAAAGAAATTTGGCGGTGTCTTATGTAAAGAAtgtggtattttttattcaagagGAGAACCAGAAGATGAAGCTGAACATGACAAATATCATAAAGCCAAggatattttcaagtataag actataaaaaatgaaaaagttatttttaaagattttgatGAACGTATTGTTGTAATATCTGGATCGGATACTAAAGTTTTGTGTTCAAAAGCTTTAGAGGTGATGTCATATGTTGACAAAGAGCTTGGCTGCAGTGTACAACATTCTGTTTTACCCACaactaaaaaa gtttatttgtatataaaaaagaaacaagtGATTGGATGCCTAGTTATAGATCTCATATCTCAGGCTTATCATAATGTAGATACTGAATCAGAAGACATGGTTGTTGTATCTGAAGATTCATATCCCGTGAAAGTAGGTGTTAACAGTATCTGGATAAAATGGGATTGCCGTAGAACTGGTATTGCAACCAAACTACTAGACTATTTTCG taaaaattatgcatTCGGTCATATATTGACACTTGATGAAATTGCCTTCACTGTGCCTACACGTGCTggcaaacaatttattaaaaagtatacaaagaaaaatgattttttagtttatactgGATGgtaa